In Clostridium sp. DL-VIII, the following proteins share a genomic window:
- a CDS encoding transposase, which produces MNNALTTTLFIGIDVSSKSNYVFALDFFGKKLLSFQVNNNLPGSEEIVSTILSCLKENNLTRLTIAMESASFYSWHLANTLAAHEALVWFKPKVHCMNQRVICAYKKSFIDMDKTDPKDAFIIADFARVGKITTAPWNGAQYIALQRLTRCRLHLMENISREKSYILSNIFLKFSELAVLDKSENPFPNTFGATSLAVLTEYMSTEELANASIEDLVAFLVEKSKNRFSNPEATAKLLQKAARDSYRLDKALYDPLNATIAASQNSVLKL; this is translated from the coding sequence ATGAATAACGCTTTAACAACTACCTTATTCATTGGTATAGATGTTAGTTCAAAATCCAATTATGTCTTTGCTTTAGATTTCTTTGGTAAAAAACTATTATCATTTCAAGTAAATAATAACCTTCCAGGTTCGGAAGAAATAGTATCTACTATTTTATCTTGCCTTAAGGAAAACAACCTAACACGCCTAACAATAGCTATGGAATCAGCCTCATTCTATAGCTGGCATTTAGCCAATACATTAGCTGCTCACGAGGCTTTGGTATGGTTTAAGCCTAAAGTTCACTGCATGAACCAAAGAGTGATTTGTGCATATAAGAAATCCTTTATTGATATGGATAAGACCGATCCAAAGGATGCATTTATCATCGCTGACTTTGCAAGAGTCGGTAAAATAACTACTGCTCCATGGAATGGTGCTCAATATATAGCATTACAAAGACTTACTAGATGCAGACTTCATCTGATGGAAAATATAAGCCGTGAAAAGTCTTATATTTTATCAAATATCTTTTTAAAATTTAGTGAGCTAGCTGTACTTGATAAAAGTGAAAATCCTTTTCCAAATACATTTGGAGCTACCTCATTAGCTGTTTTAACAGAATACATGTCTACCGAAGAACTTGCTAATGCAAGTATCGAAGATTTAGTTGCCTTTTTAGTTGAGAAAAGTAAAAACAGATTCTCAAATCCAGAAGCTACTGCCAAGTTGCTTCAAAAAGCTGCTAGAGATTCTTATCGGCTAGACAAAGCTTTGTATGATCCTTTAAATGCGACTATTGCGGCTTCTCAAAACTCTGTATTAAAGCTTTAG
- a CDS encoding ABC transporter permease, protein MITQVKTFYNYRALLWEFVKKDIKLKYRNSVLGIFWSMINPLLVMIVLTFIFSDLFKNKIPNFPVYILSGKLLYDFFSLSTNQCLTSITGKSSLIKKIYVPKYLYPLSRVISSFIMFIISFAPLITIMIIMNVPLNKITPLAIYPLISLFFTALGIGLFLATVNVFFRDMEHLYSVVLLMIMYMSAIFYSADIIPKNYIVILRFNPIFPLISVFRDCILYGKITTSDNWILCAIYPVVAMIIGLIAFYKNQDKFIFHI, encoded by the coding sequence ATGATTACACAAGTAAAAACTTTTTATAATTATAGAGCTTTATTATGGGAATTTGTAAAAAAAGATATTAAATTAAAATATAGAAATTCTGTCTTGGGTATATTTTGGAGTATGATTAATCCATTGTTGGTCATGATTGTACTAACCTTTATATTTTCAGATTTATTTAAAAACAAAATTCCTAATTTTCCAGTATACATTTTATCAGGAAAATTACTCTATGATTTTTTTTCTCTATCAACTAATCAATGTTTAACAAGCATTACGGGAAAGAGTTCGCTAATAAAAAAGATATATGTACCTAAATATTTATATCCTTTATCAAGAGTAATATCATCATTTATTATGTTTATTATTTCATTTGCACCATTAATCACAATTATGATAATAATGAATGTTCCATTAAATAAAATAACACCGCTTGCCATTTATCCCTTAATAAGCTTGTTTTTTACAGCTTTGGGAATTGGATTATTTTTAGCTACAGTAAATGTGTTTTTTCGGGATATGGAGCATTTGTATTCAGTAGTTTTACTGATGATTATGTACATGTCGGCAATATTTTATTCAGCAGATATAATCCCTAAAAATTATATAGTTATATTGAGATTTAACCCAATATTTCCTTTAATTTCAGTATTTAGGGATTGTATACTATATGGAAAAATAACAACAAGTGATAATTGGATATTATGCGCTATTTATCCTGTTGTAGCAATGATAATTGGATTAATAGCATTTTATAAAAATCAAGATAAGTTCATCTTTCATATATAG
- a CDS encoding O-antigen ligase family protein — protein MKFNFFIPIALILTIIPLIVHVASVRIDDETIEIYARALQSDLFSQWKASILLFFSIILVIFGILFFKRIFEKKDKVTNLILIGSIIFWIFTLCSAIFSVHKAYAIHGAFDRAEGFITITCYIILLIYSIYTFRTAKNLKYVIVPILILVAIEAFLGVFQYTGNDLINSTLGLFLVTGKTTGKLSLMYETGKLYGTLYHYNYVGSFVAIVLPILVVLAIFVKKTIYKILLGIGALLSLWLLFGSTSRAGIIGIGFSALLGIIILWKSIFKRWKIIAICIAALVVLVVGLNLATNGTIFIRTSSLISDSLSFFKDTSDFNYQEHTPVKDVKNIDNHSEIIFPKETLKLSYENNKLTFRNSKNELVNYIQKNNVFTTDNAAFKNTSFEFERAKTDTAVAFIYMKINNDYTFAFRLGKDNSIHLIDINNNNDIDIDYPETISLFNGKEKLGSSRGYIWSRSIPLIKNNIVIGGGPDSYIYQFPKNDLIGKYYAYDTPNMIVDKPHNLYLQIALNEGLIALLAFLAIMIIYIVDSIKLYALKKEYNESQILGIAICLGVVGYLFAGLFNDSVISVAPIFWIILGVGVSINYTNRQTFK, from the coding sequence GTGAAATTTAACTTTTTCATTCCTATAGCTCTTATTCTTACAATAATACCTTTGATAGTTCATGTAGCGTCCGTTAGAATAGATGATGAAACTATAGAAATATATGCTAGAGCTCTACAATCAGACCTTTTTTCTCAGTGGAAAGCCTCCATATTATTGTTTTTTTCAATAATACTAGTTATTTTTGGTATTCTCTTCTTTAAACGAATATTTGAAAAAAAAGATAAAGTTACTAATCTTATCCTAATTGGAAGTATTATATTTTGGATTTTCACCTTATGCTCTGCAATTTTTTCAGTACATAAAGCTTATGCCATTCATGGTGCATTTGATAGAGCCGAAGGCTTTATTACTATTACTTGTTATATTATCTTATTAATATATTCAATTTATACTTTTAGAACAGCTAAAAACCTTAAATATGTTATTGTTCCAATTCTTATATTAGTTGCAATCGAAGCCTTTTTAGGAGTCTTTCAATATACAGGAAATGATTTAATCAACAGTACATTAGGTTTGTTTCTTGTCACCGGTAAAACTACTGGCAAGCTTAGCTTAATGTATGAAACCGGAAAATTATATGGAACTTTATATCATTATAATTATGTCGGAAGTTTTGTTGCTATAGTATTACCAATATTAGTTGTTTTAGCGATATTTGTTAAGAAAACTATATATAAAATACTTTTAGGTATTGGTGCATTGCTCTCTCTATGGTTATTATTCGGAAGTACCTCTCGTGCTGGTATTATTGGTATTGGCTTTTCTGCACTTTTAGGTATTATAATATTGTGGAAATCTATCTTTAAAAGATGGAAAATCATTGCAATATGTATTGCCGCACTAGTCGTGTTAGTCGTAGGACTTAATCTTGCAACAAACGGTACAATTTTTATAAGAACTTCAAGCTTAATATCTGATTCTTTAAGTTTCTTTAAAGACACAAGCGATTTTAATTATCAGGAACATACTCCAGTTAAAGATGTTAAAAATATTGATAATCATTCTGAAATTATATTTCCTAAAGAAACTTTAAAGTTATCTTACGAAAATAATAAATTAACCTTTAGAAATTCTAAAAATGAATTAGTAAATTATATTCAAAAGAACAATGTTTTTACTACCGATAATGCAGCTTTTAAAAACACCTCTTTTGAATTTGAGCGAGCAAAAACCGATACTGCTGTCGCATTTATATATATGAAGATTAATAACGATTATACCTTTGCATTTAGATTAGGAAAAGACAACAGCATCCACTTAATTGATATTAATAACAACAATGATATTGATATAGATTACCCTGAAACTATTAGTTTGTTTAATGGTAAAGAAAAGCTTGGATCATCAAGAGGTTATATTTGGTCAAGATCTATTCCTCTAATAAAAAATAACATTGTAATTGGTGGCGGGCCAGATAGTTATATATATCAATTTCCCAAAAATGATTTAATCGGTAAATACTATGCTTATGATACTCCAAATATGATTGTTGACAAACCACATAATTTATATTTACAAATTGCATTAAATGAAGGTTTAATTGCGTTATTAGCATTTTTAGCTATTATGATAATCTATATTGTTGATAGCATAAAACTATATGCTTTAAAGAAAGAATACAATGAATCTCAAATTTTAGGAATTGCAATTTGTTTAGGTGTTGTAGGATACTTATTTGCTGGATTGTTTAATGATTCTGTAATAAGTGTGGCGCCAATTTTTTGGATAATTTTAGGTGTCGGTGTTTCAATTAATTATACCAATCGCCAAACCTTTAAATAA
- a CDS encoding undecaprenyl-phosphate glucose phosphotransferase: MIKENQKFLNEINAITDIIILFLSMTLAYFTRFYIFSPNTEYIKLITYIQFSFFILPINLIIFTFFNLYHSFRTVSFTKECMKIIEANTFLTAIILSLLFIFKLVNISRWVIVIFYLINIILIVTKRLILRKVLSYMRAKGLNLKHLIVVGAGEVASEYLKVIINNKSYGYNYLGYVANNLNFYGTSLGNYDDLLDILNKYKPDEVVCALDISDAKYIEKIVSDCEKSGTKISIIPFCYKYIPSHPYIDQIGDIPLINIRRIPLDNLGNSLIKRSIDVIGSIALIIITSPIMIFTTLIIKLTSKGPIIFKQERVGLNKNLFTMYKFRSMKVNSEERSGWSTNSDPRRTKFGSFIRKFSIDELPQFFNVLKGDMSLVGPRPELPFFVENFRNEIPLYMVKHQVKPGITGLAQIKGYRGDTSIKKRIEYDIKYIENWSLLMDISILFQTAFKGFKNNEKVILNNTESVNNRMDL; the protein is encoded by the coding sequence ATGATAAAGGAAAATCAGAAATTCTTAAATGAAATTAACGCCATTACAGATATTATAATTTTATTCTTATCTATGACTTTAGCATACTTTACTCGATTTTATATATTCTCACCAAATACTGAGTATATAAAACTAATAACTTATATTCAATTCAGCTTTTTTATACTTCCGATAAATCTTATTATTTTTACTTTCTTTAATTTGTATCATTCTTTTAGAACCGTATCCTTTACTAAAGAATGTATGAAAATAATTGAAGCAAATACGTTTCTTACAGCAATAATACTATCTTTATTATTTATCTTTAAATTAGTTAACATCTCTAGATGGGTTATTGTTATATTTTATCTTATAAATATAATTTTAATAGTTACTAAAAGATTAATTTTAAGAAAAGTTTTGTCCTATATGAGGGCAAAAGGATTAAATTTAAAGCATTTAATAGTTGTTGGTGCAGGTGAAGTTGCTAGTGAATATTTAAAAGTTATTATTAATAATAAATCATATGGTTATAATTATCTTGGTTATGTTGCTAATAATTTGAATTTTTATGGTACAAGCCTTGGAAACTATGACGATTTATTAGATATCTTAAATAAGTACAAGCCAGATGAGGTCGTTTGCGCCCTTGATATATCAGATGCCAAATACATAGAAAAAATAGTTTCAGATTGCGAAAAGAGCGGAACAAAAATTTCTATAATTCCATTTTGCTATAAATACATTCCAAGTCATCCCTATATAGACCAAATTGGAGATATACCGTTAATTAATATTAGAAGGATTCCGTTAGATAATTTAGGCAATTCCCTTATTAAGAGATCTATAGATGTTATAGGTTCAATCGCTTTAATAATTATTACAAGTCCAATTATGATCTTCACTACATTAATTATTAAATTAACTTCAAAAGGACCTATTATATTTAAACAAGAACGCGTAGGTTTAAATAAGAATTTATTTACCATGTATAAATTTAGATCTATGAAAGTTAATTCAGAAGAACGAAGTGGCTGGAGCACAAATAGCGATCCGCGAAGAACTAAATTCGGCTCCTTTATTCGTAAATTTTCCATTGATGAACTCCCTCAATTCTTTAATGTACTAAAAGGTGATATGAGCTTAGTAGGACCAAGACCAGAATTGCCCTTTTTTGTAGAAAATTTCAGAAATGAAATTCCACTTTATATGGTTAAACATCAAGTAAAACCAGGAATAACTGGTTTAGCTCAAATAAAAGGATATAGAGGTGATACTTCAATAAAAAAAAGAATCGAGTACGATATTAAGTATATTGAGAATTGGAGTTTACTAATGGATATAAGTATATTATTCCAAACTGCTTTCAAAGGATTTAAAAATAACGAAAAAGTCATCTTAAACAATACTGAATCTGTCAATAATAGAATGGATTTATAG
- a CDS encoding transposase, with product MGDITKFNNQGCIAKYAGLTWRKKQSGNFTADNTFLTKTGNKYLRYYLLEAAASVVRHSDEYRDYYHKKYDEALIHKHKRALALTGRKLVRLIFALLHNNQLYTSKEVVGKAII from the coding sequence ATTGGTGACATAACCAAATTTAATAATCAAGGTTGCATAGCTAAATATGCTGGTTTAACTTGGAGAAAGAAACAATCAGGCAATTTTACTGCTGACAATACCTTTCTAACTAAAACAGGTAATAAATATTTAAGATATTATTTATTAGAAGCTGCCGCTAGCGTCGTTAGACATAGTGATGAATACCGTGATTATTATCATAAAAAATATGATGAAGCCTTAATACATAAACACAAAAGAGCACTTGCACTAACTGGACGTAAACTTGTAAGATTGATTTTTGCTTTGCTACACAATAATCAACTTTATACCTCTAAAGAGGTAGTTGGAAAAGCTATAATTTAA
- the rfbD gene encoding dTDP-4-dehydrorhamnose reductase, whose translation MILVTGAKGQLGFDVITEFNKRNINALGIGREDLDITNDKAVNEYITKLKPKCIVHCAAYTAVDKAEDEKELCYNVNVIGTANIAKACKKVNAKMIYISTDYVFDGHGDKPFEINDVPNPLSVYGKAKYEGELVVQKYLNKYFIVRVSWVFGIHGNNFVKTMLRLGKERKSIDVVADQIGSPTYTVDLAKLLCDMTESEKYGVYHATNEGFCSWAEFAKEIMKIANLDCKINYISTKEYLTKAVRPLNSRLSKKSLANNRFKLLADWEDALARFFVGLR comes from the coding sequence ATGATTTTAGTCACAGGAGCTAAGGGACAATTAGGTTTTGATGTTATAACTGAATTCAATAAGAGAAATATTAATGCATTAGGGATTGGAAGAGAAGATCTTGATATTACAAATGACAAGGCTGTTAATGAGTATATAACAAAATTAAAACCAAAGTGCATTGTACATTGTGCTGCATATACAGCAGTTGATAAAGCTGAAGATGAAAAGGAACTATGTTATAATGTCAACGTAATAGGAACAGCCAATATAGCAAAAGCATGTAAAAAAGTAAATGCTAAAATGATTTACATATCCACAGATTATGTATTTGATGGTCATGGAGATAAGCCTTTTGAAATAAATGATGTTCCTAATCCACTTTCAGTTTATGGAAAAGCCAAGTATGAAGGAGAGCTAGTGGTACAAAAATACTTAAATAAGTATTTTATAGTAAGAGTATCTTGGGTCTTTGGTATACATGGAAATAATTTTGTTAAAACTATGCTTAGACTTGGCAAAGAAAGAAAATCTATAGATGTAGTTGCTGATCAAATAGGAAGCCCAACTTATACTGTGGATTTAGCAAAGCTTTTATGTGATATGACTGAAAGTGAGAAATATGGAGTTTATCACGCAACTAATGAAGGGTTCTGCTCTTGGGCGGAATTTGCTAAGGAAATTATGAAAATAGCTAATCTTGATTGTAAGATTAACTATATATCTACAAAAGAGTATCTAACTAAGGCTGTAAGGCCTTTGAATTCTAGATTATCTAAAAAAAGCCTTGCAAATAATAGATTTAAGCTGTTGGCAGATTGGGAGGATGCTTTAGCTAGATTTTTTGTTGGATTAAGATGA
- a CDS encoding glycosyltransferase gives MEVNTQFDNVKNFNSLPLISILLAVYNPNYSWFKEQLISLNNQGYNNLELLIYDDCPENPTNEQVIEKCITRFPYKIIRGKVNVGSNKAFEELTRIGKGEYFAYCDQDDIWEGNKIQILVYKIIKENSVLAYSDMSVIDSNGAVTAKSLIEVKPRIEYVEGENLFSKFFFKNCVSGCCMLISSEIAKKSIPFSKVTIHDQWLCIIGSFYGKISFVNKTLVKYRIHGNNQTGSFKGIYNKKDYYKLRVNILKERVNEVKKYVDGKALRRVESFCYARINKKIFEIFKYKYLNEKEAYFEILIKYMPNWLFKVILKKLK, from the coding sequence ATGGAAGTTAATACACAATTTGATAATGTTAAAAACTTTAATAGTTTGCCGCTTATATCTATATTACTAGCAGTTTATAATCCCAATTACTCATGGTTTAAAGAACAACTTATTTCATTAAATAATCAAGGTTACAATAATTTGGAATTATTAATTTATGATGATTGTCCAGAGAATCCAACAAATGAACAAGTTATTGAAAAATGTATTACCAGATTTCCTTATAAAATAATAAGAGGAAAAGTAAATGTAGGTTCTAATAAAGCTTTTGAAGAGCTTACAAGGATAGGAAAAGGTGAATATTTCGCTTATTGCGATCAAGACGATATTTGGGAAGGTAATAAAATACAAATATTAGTTTATAAAATAATTAAAGAAAATTCTGTACTTGCTTATAGTGATATGTCTGTCATAGATAGCAATGGTGCGGTTACAGCAAAATCATTAATAGAAGTAAAACCTAGAATAGAATATGTTGAAGGCGAAAATTTATTCTCTAAATTTTTCTTCAAAAATTGTGTTTCGGGTTGCTGCATGCTTATAAGCAGTGAGATAGCTAAAAAATCAATTCCTTTTTCAAAAGTTACTATTCATGATCAATGGCTTTGCATTATAGGGAGTTTTTATGGTAAAATATCTTTCGTGAATAAGACCTTAGTAAAATATAGAATACATGGAAATAATCAGACGGGAAGCTTCAAAGGTATTTATAATAAAAAAGATTATTATAAATTGAGAGTAAATATATTAAAAGAACGAGTAAATGAAGTGAAAAAATATGTGGATGGTAAAGCTCTTAGAAGAGTTGAATCTTTTTGTTATGCTAGGATAAATAAAAAGATTTTTGAGATATTTAAATATAAATATCTGAATGAAAAAGAAGCGTATTTTGAAATTTTAATTAAGTATATGCCAAATTGGTTATTTAAAGTTATATTAAAGAAATTAAAGTGA
- the rfbC gene encoding dTDP-4-dehydrorhamnose 3,5-epimerase, producing the protein MNLIGTKLKGVYIVEPQVFGDERGWFMETYSRIKTPEIVCDFVQDNQSYSKGKGILRGIHFQNGEHAQAKLVRCIRGSVLDVAVDLRKGSPTYKEWISVELSAENKKQLFIPRGFGHGFLTLTDDVEFVYKTDNYYNHESDRSIKFNDPEIGIEWGIEDPILSEKDKKAPLLKDSDCTFIYEGINNKQFTMDN; encoded by the coding sequence ATGAATTTGATAGGAACTAAATTAAAAGGTGTTTATATAGTAGAACCTCAAGTATTTGGAGATGAGAGAGGATGGTTTATGGAAACCTACTCTAGAATTAAAACTCCAGAGATAGTCTGCGATTTTGTGCAGGATAATCAATCATATTCAAAGGGAAAAGGAATACTTAGAGGGATTCACTTTCAAAATGGAGAACATGCTCAGGCCAAATTAGTGCGATGTATCAGAGGGTCGGTACTTGATGTAGCAGTGGATTTAAGAAAGGGATCACCTACATATAAAGAATGGATATCTGTGGAGCTTTCAGCAGAAAATAAAAAACAATTATTTATTCCAAGAGGATTTGGACATGGATTTTTGACGTTAACTGATGATGTAGAATTTGTTTATAAAACAGATAATTATTATAATCATGAAAGTGATAGAAGCATTAAGTTTAACGATCCTGAGATAGGTATTGAATGGGGAATTGAAGATCCAATTTTATCAGAAAAAGACAAAAAGGCACCGTTACTTAAAGATAGTGACTGTACATTTATATATGAAGGAATTAACAATAAACAATTTACAATGGACAATTAA
- the rfbA gene encoding glucose-1-phosphate thymidylyltransferase RfbA, translating to MTKGIVLAGGSGTRLYPLTMVTSKQLLPVYDKPMIYYPLSTLMLAGIRDILIISTPKDLPNFEKLLGDGSRYGMNLSYKAQQAPEGLAQAFILGEEFIGNDNCAMILGDNIFHGNGLKQHLKKAIENEGRGTIFGYYVNDPERFGVVEFDKAGKAISIEEKPRSPKSNYAVTGLYFYDNKVCEYAKLLKPSLRGELEITDLNKIYLENGKLDVVTLGRGYGWLDTGTVDSLTEASEYIKVIETRQGIKIACLEEISYKNGWINKETLMKSAKEYGKSPYGQHLKNVADNKVIY from the coding sequence TTGACTAAAGGTATAGTACTAGCAGGGGGGAGCGGAACAAGACTTTATCCGTTAACAATGGTAACATCAAAACAGCTTTTACCAGTATATGATAAGCCTATGATATATTACCCTTTATCAACCTTGATGCTGGCAGGAATAAGGGATATATTAATTATTTCAACACCAAAAGATCTGCCGAATTTTGAAAAGCTATTAGGTGATGGCTCCAGATATGGAATGAATTTATCCTATAAGGCACAACAGGCTCCAGAAGGGTTAGCTCAGGCATTTATATTAGGAGAAGAATTCATTGGAAATGATAATTGTGCAATGATTCTAGGAGATAATATATTTCATGGAAATGGACTAAAACAACACTTAAAGAAAGCTATAGAAAATGAAGGCCGCGGAACAATTTTTGGATATTATGTAAATGATCCAGAAAGATTTGGAGTTGTAGAATTTGATAAGGCTGGGAAGGCGATATCTATAGAAGAAAAGCCAAGAAGTCCAAAGTCAAATTATGCTGTAACAGGATTGTATTTTTATGATAATAAAGTATGCGAATATGCGAAATTATTAAAACCATCTTTAAGAGGGGAGCTAGAAATCACAGATTTAAATAAGATATATCTTGAAAATGGGAAATTAGATGTAGTTACTCTCGGACGTGGATATGGATGGCTTGATACTGGAACCGTGGATAGCTTGACAGAGGCTTCTGAATATATAAAAGTAATTGAAACAAGACAAGGAATTAAAATAGCTTGCTTAGAAGAAATATCTTATAAAAATGGCTGGATTAATAAAGAGACATTAATGAAAAGTGCTAAGGAGTATGGGAAAAGTCCTTATGGGCAACATCTTAAGAATGTTGCAGATAATAAAGTTATTTATTAA
- the rfbB gene encoding dTDP-glucose 4,6-dehydratase — MKIIVTGGAGFIGGNFIHYMLNKYENYKIICVDALTYAGNMETLIDVKDNLNFSFYKIDIADRKAVYEMFEKEAPDIIVNFAAESHVDRSIENPEIFLKTNIMGTQVLMDACRKYGIKRYHQVSTDEVYGDLPLDRPDLFFTEETPLHTSSPYSASKASADLLVGAYYRTYNLPATISRCSNNYGPYHFPEKLIPLMIANALNDKELPVYGTGENVRDWLYVEDHCRAIDLIIHKGRAGEVYNIGGHNEKSNLEVVKTIIRELGKSENLIKYVSDRKGHDMRYAIDPNKIHKELGWLPTTTFDEGIKKTIKWYLDNKSWWENIISGEYQSYYTKMYERR; from the coding sequence ATGAAGATTATTGTAACAGGTGGAGCTGGCTTTATAGGGGGGAATTTTATTCACTATATGCTTAATAAATACGAGAACTATAAAATAATTTGTGTAGATGCTTTAACATATGCAGGAAATATGGAAACGTTGATCGATGTTAAAGACAATCTGAATTTTAGTTTTTACAAAATAGATATAGCTGATAGAAAAGCAGTTTATGAAATGTTTGAAAAAGAAGCTCCGGATATTATAGTAAATTTTGCAGCTGAAAGTCATGTGGATAGATCCATTGAAAATCCTGAAATATTTTTAAAAACTAATATTATGGGAACTCAAGTACTTATGGATGCTTGTCGTAAGTATGGGATAAAGAGATATCACCAAGTATCTACTGATGAAGTTTATGGAGACTTACCTTTAGACAGACCAGATTTATTTTTTACTGAAGAAACTCCATTGCATACTTCAAGTCCATACTCAGCAAGTAAAGCATCAGCTGATCTTTTAGTTGGAGCATATTATAGAACTTATAATCTGCCAGCTACAATTTCAAGATGTTCTAATAATTATGGACCATATCATTTCCCTGAAAAATTAATTCCTCTAATGATAGCAAATGCACTAAATGATAAAGAACTGCCTGTGTATGGTACAGGTGAAAATGTGCGTGATTGGCTTTATGTAGAGGATCATTGCAGAGCTATTGATTTAATTATTCATAAAGGAAGAGCTGGAGAAGTTTATAATATTGGTGGACATAATGAAAAAAGTAATTTAGAAGTTGTCAAGACTATTATAAGAGAACTTGGAAAATCAGAAAATTTAATTAAATATGTATCTGATCGCAAAGGACATGATATGCGTTATGCTATAGATCCTAATAAGATTCACAAGGAACTTGGATGGCTGCCAACAACAACTTTTGATGAGGGGATAAAAAAGACCATTAAATGGTATTTAGATAATAAATCCTGGTGGGAAAATATTATTAGCGGAGAATATCAAAGCTACTATACAAAAATGTACGAAAGGAGATAG